Within Pseudomonas tructae, the genomic segment GGGCGCTGGTACTCCAGCGAAAAACCGGCAATATTGCAGTAAAAAGCCAGACTGCGTTGCAGGTCGCTGACGATCAGTTCTGGCACCAGGGCGTTCATCGTGAACATGGGAGCTTCCGTAAAGGGTGAGTAGTGTAGCCAGCTGGACGGGCAACCTCGCCTTCCTGGCAACGCCCCGAGTCTACAGCAAGGCCTTGGAAGAAAACGAACGAGTCGCAACAAAAGGTGCCTTGAGCAAACGCGGCTAGGCGCGTACACGCCGTTATCGTCGACTCTGTTGCCGACCCTACTTCCAGGAACCTTTGCCAGTGTCTGACATGCCGAGCCACTTCGCTTACACAAAACGCTTCAACGCCGTGCTCGCCTACATCGATGCCCATCTTGAAGGTGACCTGTCGGTGAAAACCTTGAGCGGCGTGGCGAACTTTTCGGCATTTCACTTCCATCGCCAATTCACCGCGTTCGTCGGCGTACCCGTCTCACGTTATGTGCAACTGATGCGGCTACGGCGCGCGGCACATCGCCTGGCTGCCACCGCTGATCACTCGGTACTGGACGCAGCCCTGGGTGCTGGTTTTGAAAGCCCCGAGGCGTTTTCCAGGGCATTCAGGCGGGCGTTCGGCATGGCGCCGAGTGCGTTCAGGAAGGAGCCGAACTGGCAGGTCTGGAATGCGGTCTTCGCAATCCCTCATTTTTCCAGGACGATCATCATGCAAGTACGAATTGTGGAATTCCCCGAGGTCAGGGTAGCAGCGCTTGAACACCACGGAGCAGCTGGACTGGTCAGTGAAAGCGTGCGCACGTTCATCCAGTGGCGCCTGCACAGCGGACAGTCGCCGGCGGCATCGAGTCGCACCTTTGGCATTCCCTATAACAACCCCGATACGACACCTGCAGAAGATTTTCGCTTCGCCATTTGCGGCGAGATTCATGAAGCCGTGGCGCCAAATACGTTCGGCGTACACGAGCTTGTCATTCCTGGCGGCCGCTGCGCCGTGGTGCGACATACCGGTTCACCGGACCACATCGGTGAAACGATCTATCCGATTTACCGCGACTGGCTTCCCGGCAGTGGCGAGGAACTTCGTGACCAGTCGCTGTTCTTTCAATACCTGAGCGCCTATCCCCAGACACCGCTGGAGCAATGGCAAACAGATATATATATTCCGTTGCAATAACGGAGCAAGCAGCTTTCGCCCCTGAGGCCCAGTCAGGTCTCAGGCGGCTGCCCGACGCCGGACAACCCGAAGCACAGCAAATACGACATTGGGCAACATCATGATTGCGAACATGCCCCAAAACCCGACCTTGCCCGCCCCGTGAAGGGACGCGCCCAGTGCGATGAACGCCATAGTGAGCACGAACTGAAACGATACGAATTTCTCTAAACCGCGCACCCTGACTCCTTACATTTATGAGTAGATCTCTCAGGATTCTACAGCCTGCAGCGAAGACACGGCATGAAAACTCAAAAAACCTGCGTCGGTGACATTGTATTGATTCCTATCCCTGAAGGGTATAAACCAGCCAAAGTTCTTTATGTATCACAGCGGTACAAAGACGTAATTTTACTGGGTGTGTACAAGGATTCGGTGAGCGCACGGGAGATGCCTAGTGGCCTGCCGGGTGACTTTGAACTTCTCGTCTACACATCGAAAGTGCCTGTCAAGCGACAGCGGTGGCATGCTGTCGGTAATGAACAACTGAGGCCGGCACAAACGGGGCTCGACGTAAGACTGGTCGCAGGAGAAGTCTGGCAGGGCGACAACCATCTAGGGGTAGCCACGGTTGTAGACAGGCTGAAGCTCCACGAAATGCTGGTGATGGGTGCAACGCTTCTCGAAAAAAAAGCCGCTGCCCTTAATTAGCGAATGATCATGCACTCATCAGCCCGCCACAGCTTGGCCGTTCCGGAAAATCATCGCAGGGCCGGCTGCCAGTGGTCGGAACGCTTATTTGCTAGCGCAATTCGTAAACCAGAACTGCTTCAGCCAACTCGATATCGCTGACTGTGCCCACCGCATTCTGAGTGCGCAAAACCTCGAATGCAGCCTCCAGGCTAGCGCCTCGAATACCTCCATCGCTCGCGACGAAAGCTGCAGCATCATTGCGAGCGGTGAGTATTTTTTGGTCGCCTCCCTTAGCACTGTTCCGGCTACTTGCTTGGCTATCTTCGGTAAGCGTTTGTAACGGCCGCTATCGACCCAGGCTGTGTGAAAACGCAGTAAACACGTCGAAAACTGAGAGTCGCGCGGATTGCCTGTGGAATCAGCAGGCAAGAGCGTGAATAGCCTTACCCAGCGAAATAGACATTTGTAGTGCTATATGGGCCGCGTCAGCGGCCCATATAGCTGTTTGCGGGCCAGTAAACGGCGGGGTTTACGCCCTGATCGCCTCAAGTAGCCCTGCGATGCCGAAGATGCTCATCATTCGTTTGAGGTTGTAGGCAAGCACATAAAGGCTCATCTCGGTGCTTACCCTCGGCAGGGTTTTGGTCAGGAAGTGCGTACTTCCCATCCAGAATTTGAGCGTGCCAAAGGGATGCTCGACAGTCTGCCGGCGAACCTTCATTTTCCCCGGATCATGCTCCAATCGGATCTGCACGCCTTCGACTACTGCCTCATGCTCCCAACGCTTTAATCGCCGCTCTTTACCAGTCGTACACTGCTTCTGCATGGAGCAGCTCTGGCATCCTGAAAACCAATAGCAGTGCAGTAGCATGCCGTCTTCCACCGAGGAATGCCGTCGGGTCAGCAACTGGCCCGCAGGGCATCGATACTTGTCCGATGCAGCCATGTAGGTGAAGTCCTGCTTGCCGAATCGACCTTCCGCTTTACTGCTTGATGTCAGTGCTTTCGGTACAAAAGTGGTGATGCCAGCCTGCTCGCAAGCCAGGATATCCGGCCCTTTGTAATAGCCTCGGTCAGCAACCACCGTCAGCGCCTCAGCACCGATTTCTTCACGTGCCTGGTTAGCCATATTGCTCAGTTGCCCACGATCATTACCAACGTTGGTCACCTCATGGGCAATGATCAAATGGTGTTTGTCGTCGACTGCTGTTTGTACGTTGTAGCCAACTGTGCCGGAGCCTCGGCCGCTTGTGAC encodes:
- a CDS encoding AraC family transcriptional regulator; protein product: MSDMPSHFAYTKRFNAVLAYIDAHLEGDLSVKTLSGVANFSAFHFHRQFTAFVGVPVSRYVQLMRLRRAAHRLAATADHSVLDAALGAGFESPEAFSRAFRRAFGMAPSAFRKEPNWQVWNAVFAIPHFSRTIIMQVRIVEFPEVRVAALEHHGAAGLVSESVRTFIQWRLHSGQSPAASSRTFGIPYNNPDTTPAEDFRFAICGEIHEAVAPNTFGVHELVIPGGRCAVVRHTGSPDHIGETIYPIYRDWLPGSGEELRDQSLFFQYLSAYPQTPLEQWQTDIYIPLQ
- a CDS encoding DUF2388 domain-containing protein; protein product: MLTARNDAAAFVASDGGIRGASLEAAFEVLRTQNAVGTVSDIELAEAVLVYELR
- a CDS encoding IS1182 family transposase produces the protein MKRFIEGESRTQVTLLPECLDDYITEENPVRVVDVFVDELDLKALGFEGANPATTGRPAYHPAVLLKIYIYGYLNRIQSSRRLEREAERNVELMWLVGRLAPDFKTIADFRGDNGKAIRSVCRQFVVLCRNLDLFSQSIIAIDGSKFKAVNNRDRNFTQGKVTARMQQIEQSIDRYLAAMDSADRTSPEVVEAKTERLKDKIEKLKQQMEKLKDIDAQLQASPDKQISLTDPDARSMVTSGRGSGTVGYNVQTAVDDKHHLIIAHEVTNVGNDRGQLSNMANQAREEIGAEALTVVADRGYYKGPDILACEQAGITTFVPKALTSSSKAEGRFGKQDFTYMAASDKYRCPAGQLLTRRHSSVEDGMLLHCYWFSGCQSCSMQKQCTTGKERRLKRWEHEAVVEGVQIRLEHDPGKMKVRRQTVEHPFGTLKFWMGSTHFLTKTLPRVSTEMSLYVLAYNLKRMMSIFGIAGLLEAIRA